One genomic window of Syntrophorhabdaceae bacterium includes the following:
- a CDS encoding GGGtGRT protein, translated as MALFENYERRIEQINKTLNKYGIGSIEEAKNICAQKGIDPYKIAREIQPICFENAGWAYVVGASIAIKKGCTKAADAAEAIGEGLQAFCISGSVADDRKVGLGHGNLAAMLLREDTKCFAFLAGHESFAAAEGAIGIAKSANKVRKEPLQVVLNGLGKDAAQIISRINGFTYVKTKFDYHTGKLEIVENRPYSKGEKAAVKCYGADDVREGVAIMHHEKVDVSITGNSTNPTRFQHPVAGTYKKECNEAKRKYFSVASGGGTGRTLHPDNMAAGPASYGMTDTMGRMHSDAQFAGSSSVPAHVEMMGFLGMGNNPMVGATVAVAVAIEQAGR; from the coding sequence ATGGCACTGTTTGAAAACTATGAAAGAAGAATTGAGCAAATTAATAAAACGCTAAATAAATATGGAATTGGTTCGATAGAGGAAGCCAAAAACATCTGTGCCCAGAAAGGGATAGACCCGTATAAGATCGCCAGGGAAATTCAGCCCATATGTTTTGAAAATGCAGGGTGGGCCTATGTCGTTGGTGCTTCTATCGCAATCAAAAAAGGTTGTACAAAAGCGGCAGATGCCGCCGAAGCGATTGGCGAGGGACTGCAGGCATTCTGCATCTCCGGTTCCGTTGCAGACGACAGGAAGGTGGGCCTGGGACATGGCAACCTGGCGGCTATGCTTTTAAGAGAAGATACCAAATGTTTTGCCTTTCTGGCAGGCCATGAATCTTTCGCCGCCGCCGAAGGCGCTATCGGCATTGCCAAATCGGCAAATAAAGTCAGGAAAGAACCCCTGCAGGTTGTATTGAATGGGCTGGGAAAGGATGCGGCACAGATTATTTCAAGAATAAACGGATTTACCTACGTAAAGACAAAATTCGATTACCACACAGGAAAACTTGAGATTGTGGAAAACCGGCCCTATTCAAAAGGTGAAAAAGCTGCGGTGAAATGCTATGGCGCCGATGATGTCCGGGAAGGCGTTGCCATTATGCATCACGAAAAGGTTGATGTTTCAATTACGGGAAATTCAACCAACCCAACACGGTTCCAGCACCCCGTTGCAGGCACATACAAAAAAGAATGCAATGAAGCAAAGAGAAAATATTTCTCTGTTGCGTCCGGCGGCGGCACAGGAAGGACCCTGCATCCCGACAATATGGCAGCAGGTCCCGCTTCATATGGAATGACGGACACAATGGGAAGGATGCACAGCGATGCGCAATTTGCTGGTTCATCTTCCGTGCCTGCTCATGTGGAAATGATGGGATTTTTAGGTATGGGCAACAATCCGATGGTTGGCGCAACGGTTGCCGTGGCGGTTGCAATTGAGCAGGCAGGCAGGTAA
- a CDS encoding dynamin family protein, whose product MDNISTVSDPIRNLTFPILDTIQKVSQKYRITSLARQIESCKDLLAKNPLIDVAILGQFKAGKSSFLNSIIGKQVLPVGAIPVTTVITRLSYGQNEGATVTFLDNRQSQINLDEVELFISEAKNPANEKNVEVVDIELSQLQYYEGLRLVDTPGLGSVFKYNTEISQEWLPEVGMAIVAISADRPLSENDLELISDLTEHTPKVVLLLTKVDLLSSEQQKEVVQFFKSTLKRELNKDFPVLLYSVVSETEFYKRFVDQLLLSLSRNRGSEFEGILRHKVRSLARNTLSYLDIALETSRQGDRERDILKKLILDEKVNYDLIQSELALIARENKLQTRTLIAAYLDTVHRAPLTKKLRKILSEEMPEWKGNLWRLTRRYEQWLMDTMTKEMDSLSKTEYKHFLGTLKKAHASISRSVMLFRNLLDKNIEKVLGITPSSIEWNVTVTEPTHPDIAFVHPFDFHFDLLWFLIPMCIFRKFFETHFKKLLPGIVEVHLSRLAYQWETRINKTIDEVKEQAMGYARDELATIDALLSNMEPQMEKISAEIEELKGMLEQTT is encoded by the coding sequence ATGGACAATATCTCAACCGTTTCTGACCCCATCCGGAACCTAACCTTTCCCATCCTTGATACCATACAGAAGGTTTCACAAAAATACAGGATCACATCCCTCGCCCGACAGATAGAATCCTGCAAAGACTTGTTGGCAAAGAACCCCCTCATTGACGTGGCTATCCTGGGGCAATTCAAGGCAGGCAAGAGTTCTTTTCTCAACAGCATCATTGGCAAACAGGTTCTCCCTGTTGGAGCTATTCCGGTAACCACTGTCATCACCCGTCTGAGCTACGGGCAAAACGAGGGGGCAACCGTAACATTTCTTGACAACAGGCAATCACAGATTAACCTTGACGAGGTTGAACTTTTCATCTCCGAGGCAAAGAACCCTGCAAACGAGAAGAACGTGGAAGTGGTCGACATTGAACTGTCCCAGCTTCAATATTATGAGGGATTACGTCTTGTTGACACGCCGGGCCTGGGAAGCGTCTTCAAATACAATACGGAGATATCGCAGGAATGGCTTCCCGAGGTGGGCATGGCGATCGTTGCGATCAGTGCCGATAGACCGCTGTCAGAGAACGACCTGGAACTGATCAGTGACCTTACGGAACATACGCCAAAAGTCGTCCTGCTCCTGACAAAAGTGGACCTTCTTTCGTCCGAGCAGCAGAAAGAGGTGGTCCAGTTCTTTAAGAGCACACTGAAGCGGGAACTGAATAAAGACTTCCCTGTGTTGCTTTATTCCGTTGTCTCGGAAACTGAATTCTACAAGCGATTTGTTGACCAACTGCTGCTTTCCCTGTCCAGAAATCGCGGCAGTGAGTTTGAGGGCATACTGCGTCACAAGGTCAGATCTCTCGCTAGGAATACGCTCAGCTACCTCGATATAGCCCTGGAGACTTCCCGACAAGGTGACAGGGAAAGAGACATACTGAAGAAGCTTATTCTCGATGAAAAGGTCAATTATGACCTAATCCAGTCAGAGCTCGCTCTGATAGCCAGGGAGAACAAGCTCCAGACCCGCACCCTCATAGCGGCATATCTCGATACTGTCCACAGGGCACCTTTAACGAAAAAGCTCCGCAAAATCCTGTCGGAGGAGATGCCCGAATGGAAGGGGAACCTCTGGAGACTCACGAGAAGGTATGAACAGTGGCTTATGGACACCATGACGAAGGAAATGGATTCTCTGTCAAAAACGGAGTATAAACACTTTCTGGGTACGCTGAAGAAGGCCCATGCCAGTATTTCTCGGTCAGTGATGCTCTTTAGAAACCTCCTCGACAAAAATATCGAAAAGGTTCTGGGCATAACTCCATCCAGCATTGAATGGAATGTCACCGTCACAGAGCCGACCCACCCTGACATAGCCTTTGTGCATCCTTTCGATTTCCATTTTGATCTTCTCTGGTTCTTGATCCCCATGTGCATCTTCCGAAAGTTCTTTGAGACGCACTTTAAGAAATTGCTTCCGGGTATCGTCGAAGTCCATCTCTCCCGCCTAGCATACCAGTGGGAAACCCGGATCAATAAAACGATTGATGAGGTCAAGGAGCAGGCCATGGGATACGCGAGGGATGAGCTGGCGACAATCGACGCGCTGTTATCCAATATGGAACCACAGATGGAGAAGATCTCGGCCGAGATTGAAGAGTTGAAGGGGATGCTGGAACAGACAACATAA
- a CDS encoding MFS transporter, translating to MQNQGSIAEHKTRNLFTRDFVLGFLALFAFLVANYALLPTLPIFLTRLGSNVSEIGVLIGIYGASSLGARLLVGSALLKYSEKKVMMFGALLFTLTFLASIVLRPFWPFFAIRFIQGASFAFLDTAALACVVKLTPSAYRGQGIGYFLLAPSFAMVIGPTLGMLLINQYSFTIFFLACTGLSFCAFFFSWKLKAPETITPDKNTPANINLFLDMKIITPGLTGFLQMFALGATMAFFPLYAIQCGVTNPGLFFSAIAIMMVAGRVLGGRIAEAYSKERIILVFLFLLMIATIILSFSKTLPMFIFVGMLLGIGTTLFLPASMAYALDYAGSSGGTALGTIRALMDLGAALGPMVMGIIIPFTGYRIMFLCLALICLVNPCYFQFYVRKRKCGANSLKTLRSLRSFHR from the coding sequence ATGCAGAATCAAGGAAGTATTGCTGAACATAAAACAAGAAATCTATTCACCCGTGATTTTGTTCTCGGGTTTCTTGCATTATTCGCTTTTTTAGTTGCCAACTACGCTCTCCTTCCCACCCTTCCTATCTTTCTTACAAGGTTAGGTTCAAATGTGAGCGAAATAGGTGTACTCATCGGGATTTACGGAGCTTCATCGCTCGGCGCTAGACTCCTTGTAGGCAGCGCCCTGCTGAAGTACTCAGAAAAGAAGGTTATGATGTTTGGCGCTCTCCTATTTACCCTCACCTTCCTTGCCTCTATTGTGCTTCGCCCTTTTTGGCCTTTTTTCGCGATAAGGTTCATTCAGGGAGCCTCGTTCGCATTTCTGGATACGGCGGCCCTTGCGTGTGTCGTAAAACTTACCCCCTCAGCATATCGAGGACAAGGTATCGGCTATTTCCTGCTGGCGCCCAGTTTCGCTATGGTTATAGGCCCTACTTTGGGGATGCTTCTCATCAACCAGTATAGCTTCACTATTTTCTTTTTGGCCTGTACGGGCCTGTCGTTTTGTGCCTTCTTCTTTTCGTGGAAATTGAAAGCTCCGGAAACTATTACGCCTGACAAAAATACTCCCGCGAACATTAACCTTTTTCTTGACATGAAGATTATTACTCCGGGTTTGACTGGTTTCCTGCAAATGTTTGCCTTGGGAGCTACGATGGCTTTCTTTCCCCTTTATGCAATCCAGTGCGGAGTGACAAATCCGGGGTTGTTCTTTTCCGCGATTGCCATTATGATGGTCGCAGGTCGAGTCCTAGGAGGAAGGATCGCGGAAGCCTACAGCAAGGAAAGAATCATACTGGTATTTCTCTTTTTATTAATGATCGCTACGATCATACTCTCCTTTTCCAAAACTCTTCCCATGTTTATTTTTGTGGGTATGCTTCTGGGAATTGGAACTACCTTATTTCTTCCCGCATCCATGGCATATGCACTCGATTACGCGGGCTCTTCTGGTGGTACTGCTCTTGGGACAATACGGGCGCTTATGGACCTGGGAGCAGCCCTTGGGCCAATGGTTATGGGCATCATCATCCCATTCACGGGCTACCGGATAATGTTTCTCTGTTTGGCCCTTATATGTCTTGTCAACCCCTGTTATTTTCAATTCTATGTGAGAAAAAGAAAATGTGGCGCCAACAGTCTAAAGACACTACGATCTCTAAGGTCCTTTCACCGCTGA